TCAGCTCCTCCATGGACAGCCTCGGCCGCATCGCCGGTCCGCTCGTCGCCGGCGGATTGTTCGAAGCGCAGTCGTCGCTGCCGTTCTTCGTCGGGGCGGCGGTGTCGCTCGCGGCGATGCTGCTGCTCGGACGGTTCGTCGGTCTGCAACGCCAAGGCGTCGTCGGCGCCGCGAAATAAAGAAGACGCCTCCGCGGAGGCGTCTTCTTTATTTCCGGAAGCGGCTAAAACGACATTCGGTACAACGGCATTAGCGTTTCATACGTGCCGAGAATTTTCTCGTACAATGCCGGCCCGTCCGATAGCAGCGGATCGTCGCGGTCGAAGCGGATGCCGACGAGCACCTCGGATTGCTTCGTGCCGGCCAGCTTCGCGGCCATCCGGCGGAACGCGTCGTCGGTCATCTCGCGATGCGGCGTCCCTTCGGGCTTCATATGGTCCATGGACCATACGTACGACGACGGTACAAGCTTCTTGATTTTCTTAAGATCGCGTTCGAGCGCCTGCGCGAAGACGGTCTTCTTGTCGCTCTCGTAGATGATGGCGAATTGGGCGAACGCGTGCGACGCGAACATGCCGAATTGGAAATGCGGCAGCATCTTGTAACCGCGCTTATTCGCCGCCCAGGCGACCCAGGTGTCGTTCGGCGCGTGCACCGTGCGCCGGGCGTGCTTCGCGACATGGGGGAACATCTCCTCGCCGGCGAGCGCGGACAAGTCGGGCGCCAGCGCCTCTCCGAGCGCGGTCAGCTTCGGACGCACGCGCGCGATCAGCGCCTCCATGCGCGGTTCGAGACCCGGAATCGTAAAGACGTCGAAGTCCGACGGAGCGAAGGCGACGGCTTCGCGCCGCAGGTCTTGTTGCGGAATAACGGTCAAGCGGTTCTCCTCCTCCTCGAAGTCATTCTCCATTTTACGAAAATTAGGCCCATAAACCAAGTTGCCAATTCATATGAATGAGTATAGTATAAAGGAAAGAGTGATTTTTCAGAATATTTAGTTATTAGTCATGATTTCCTTTGATACAGCTTGGGAGGGGATTGCCGTGAACAGAAGCTTTGAAGTGGAATACTGCAACTTGGACTTGCGATTCGATCGCCGGACAATCCACAACTTCATCAAGTCGTTGATTCAAGAAGGGTATTCGCTGTATTGGTCCGAGAACGAGTCGCACTTCATCGCGTCGATTCGAACCGGCCGCAGGCTCGTGAAGCTAAAGTTCCAGCGCGTCGGGGAGAGGTTTAAGCTAGTAGGCAA
Above is a genomic segment from Paenibacillus antri containing:
- a CDS encoding DUF1054 domain-containing protein; the protein is MTVIPQQDLRREAVAFAPSDFDVFTIPGLEPRMEALIARVRPKLTALGEALAPDLSALAGEEMFPHVAKHARRTVHAPNDTWVAWAANKRGYKMLPHFQFGMFASHAFAQFAIIYESDKKTVFAQALERDLKKIKKLVPSSYVWSMDHMKPEGTPHREMTDDAFRRMAAKLAGTKQSEVLVGIRFDRDDPLLSDGPALYEKILGTYETLMPLYRMSF